One window from the genome of Balearica regulorum gibbericeps isolate bBalReg1 chromosome 18, bBalReg1.pri, whole genome shotgun sequence encodes:
- the TIMP2 gene encoding metalloproteinase inhibitor 2, with amino-acid sequence MPAALPSLLAWLAVLLLGRARPADACSCSPIHPQQAFCNADVVIRAKAVSAKEVDSGNDIYGNPIKRIQYEIKQIKMFKGPDQDIEFIYTAPSTAVCGRLLDTGGKKEYLIAGKSEGNGKMHITLCDLVSTWDSLSPTQKKSLNQRYQMGCECKISRCLSIPCFVSSSDECLWTDWAMEKNNVDGRQAKHYACIKRSDGSCAWYRGMAPPKQEFLDIEDP; translated from the exons ATGCCCGCCGCGCTGCCCAGCCTGCTGGCCTGGCTGGCGGTGCTGCTGCTCGGCAGGGCCCGCCCGGCCGACGCCTGCAGCTGCTCGCCCATCCACCCGCAACAGGCCTTCTGCAACGCGGACGTAG TGATCCGAGCAAAGGCCGTCTCTGCGAAAGAGGTGGATTCGGGGAACGATATATATGGGAATCCGATCAAACGAATCCAGTATGAAATCAAGCAGATCAAG ATGTTTAAGGGCCCCGACCAGGACATAGAGTTCATCTACACGGCTCCATCCACTGCCGTGTGCGGCCGGCTGCTGGACACCGGCGGGAAGAAGGAGTATCTCATCGCAG GCAAGTCAGAGGGCAACGGCAAGATGCACATCACGCTCTGCGACTTGGTCTCCACCTGGGACTCACTGAGCCCAACCCAGAAGAAGAGCCTAAACCAGCGGTACCAGATGGGCTGCGAGTGCAAG ATCTCGCGCTGCCTCTCCATCCCCTGCTTCGTCTCCTCCTCGGATGAGTGTCTCTGGACAGACTGGGCGATGGAGAAGAACAACGTGGACGGGCGGCAGGCGAAGCACTATGCTTGCATCAAAAGGAGCGACGGCTCGTGCGCCTGGTACCGTGGCATGGCCCCCCCCAAGCAAGAGTTTCTCGACATCGAGGACCCCTAA
- the CANT1 gene encoding soluble calcium-activated nucleotidase 1 isoform X1 produces the protein MPSASPGAPPRPVTGPLGTALGQRLGTPLPCPGLGGGGCPCCKGVRAGGVGAAAGPGELLAPCAAWSARLQEPRELPRPLRCAEGDGGERHPGALAPRVGTAQGGLEVLLAPSLMPVPPCHESMSPLRISVGGLPVLASMTKGADPRFRLRWKAIVLSSACVGFVLLLFCLHRSSPARPIPPNPRNWQLSLQAGDRYNDTYPLSPPQRNPEGVRYRIGVIADLDTQSRGSQEHTWFSYLKKGYLVLSDSGDSVTVEWDKEDSVLQSHLAEKGRGMELSELVVFNGKLYAVDDRTGVVYQIEGNKVVPWVILPDGDGTVGKGFKAEWLAVKDEHLYVGGLGKEWTTTTGEVVNENPEWVKVIGYKGDVGHENWVANYNALRAAAGIRPPGYLIHESASWSDTLQRWFFLPRRASHERYNEKADERRGTNLLLSSTQDFGDVTVGRVGEVVPTHGFSSFKFIPDTDDQIIVALKSEEDNGKIASYIMAFTLDGRFLLPETRIGSVKYEGIEFI, from the exons ATGCCCAGCGCCAGCCCCGGGGCCCCACCGCGGCCGGTGACGGGCCcgctggggacagccctgggccAGCGGCTGGGgacccctctgccctgccccgggctggggggggggggctgcccgtGCTGCAAAGGGGTGAGAGCGGGCGGCGTTGGGGCAGCTGCCGGTCCCGGGGAGCTGCTTGCTCCCTGCGCAGCCTGGAGTGCCCGTCTGCAGGAGCCCCGGGAGCTGCCGCGTCCCCTGCGCTGCGCGGAGGGAGATGGCGGGGAGAGGCACCCTGGTGCCCTGGCCCCGCGGGTGGGCACAGCCCAGGGTGGGCTGGAG GTTCTCCTCGCCCCCAGTCTGATGCCCGTCCCGCCCTGCCATGAGTCTATGAGCCCCCTCCGGATCAGCGTGGGTGGTCTGCCTGTCCTCGCGTCCATGACCAAGGGTGCTGACCCCCGCTTCCGACTGCGCTGGAAAGCCATCGTGCTGTCGTCAGCCTGCGTGgggtttgtgctgctgctcttctgcctgcACCGGTCCTCCCCGGCACGGCCCATCCCGCCCAATCCTCGCAActggcagctcagcctgcaggcaggggaccGCTACAATGACACCTACCCACTGTCCCCACCCCAGAGAAACCCCGAGGGCGTGCGCTACCGCATCGGAGTCATTGCAGACCTGGACACGCAGTCCCGGGGCTCTCAGGAGCACACCTGGTTCAGTTACCTGAAGAAGGGCTACCTGGTGCTGTCAGACAGTGGGGACAGCGTGACGGTGGAGTGGGACAAAGAAGACAGCGTGCTGCAGTCCCACCTGGCTGAGAAGGGCAGGGGCATGGAGCTCTCCGAGCTGGTCGTCTTCAACGGGAAGCTGTACGCTGTGGATGACCGGACAGGAGTGGTCTACCAGATTGAGGGCAACAAGGTGGTGCCCTGGGTGATCCTCCCGGATGGGGACGGCACAGTGGGGAAAG GCTTCAAGGCGGAGTGGCTGGCGGTGAAGGACGAGCACCTGTACGTGGGGGGACTGGGCAAGGAGTGGACCACGACGACGGGGGAGGTGGTGAACGAGAACCCTGAGTGGGTGAAGGTCATCGGCTACAAGGGCGACGTGGGCCATGAGAACTGGGTGGCAAACTACAACGCACTGAGGGCCGCGGCGGGGATCCGACCCCCAG GTTACCTGATCCACGAGTCGGCCTCCTGGAGCGACACCCTGCAGCGCTGGTTCTTCCTGCCGCGCCGCGCCAGCCACGAGCGATACAACGAGAAGGCAGATGAGCGGCGAGGCACCAACCTGCTGCTGAGCTCCACCCAGGACTTTGGCGACGTGACGGTGGGACGTGTGGGTGAGGTGGTCCCAACCCATGGCTTCTCCTCCTTCAAGTTCATCCCGGACACGGACGACCAGATCATCGTGGCGCTGAAATCAGAGGAAGACAACGGCAAGATCGCCAGCTACATCATGGCCTTCACGCTGGACGGGCGCTTCCTCCTGCCTGAAACCAGGATCGGGAGCGTGAAATACGAGGGCATTGAGTTTATTTAA
- the CANT1 gene encoding soluble calcium-activated nucleotidase 1 isoform X2 gives MPVPPCHESMSPLRISVGGLPVLASMTKGADPRFRLRWKAIVLSSACVGFVLLLFCLHRSSPARPIPPNPRNWQLSLQAGDRYNDTYPLSPPQRNPEGVRYRIGVIADLDTQSRGSQEHTWFSYLKKGYLVLSDSGDSVTVEWDKEDSVLQSHLAEKGRGMELSELVVFNGKLYAVDDRTGVVYQIEGNKVVPWVILPDGDGTVGKGFKAEWLAVKDEHLYVGGLGKEWTTTTGEVVNENPEWVKVIGYKGDVGHENWVANYNALRAAAGIRPPGYLIHESASWSDTLQRWFFLPRRASHERYNEKADERRGTNLLLSSTQDFGDVTVGRVGEVVPTHGFSSFKFIPDTDDQIIVALKSEEDNGKIASYIMAFTLDGRFLLPETRIGSVKYEGIEFI, from the exons ATGCCCGTCCCGCCCTGCCATGAGTCTATGAGCCCCCTCCGGATCAGCGTGGGTGGTCTGCCTGTCCTCGCGTCCATGACCAAGGGTGCTGACCCCCGCTTCCGACTGCGCTGGAAAGCCATCGTGCTGTCGTCAGCCTGCGTGgggtttgtgctgctgctcttctgcctgcACCGGTCCTCCCCGGCACGGCCCATCCCGCCCAATCCTCGCAActggcagctcagcctgcaggcaggggaccGCTACAATGACACCTACCCACTGTCCCCACCCCAGAGAAACCCCGAGGGCGTGCGCTACCGCATCGGAGTCATTGCAGACCTGGACACGCAGTCCCGGGGCTCTCAGGAGCACACCTGGTTCAGTTACCTGAAGAAGGGCTACCTGGTGCTGTCAGACAGTGGGGACAGCGTGACGGTGGAGTGGGACAAAGAAGACAGCGTGCTGCAGTCCCACCTGGCTGAGAAGGGCAGGGGCATGGAGCTCTCCGAGCTGGTCGTCTTCAACGGGAAGCTGTACGCTGTGGATGACCGGACAGGAGTGGTCTACCAGATTGAGGGCAACAAGGTGGTGCCCTGGGTGATCCTCCCGGATGGGGACGGCACAGTGGGGAAAG GCTTCAAGGCGGAGTGGCTGGCGGTGAAGGACGAGCACCTGTACGTGGGGGGACTGGGCAAGGAGTGGACCACGACGACGGGGGAGGTGGTGAACGAGAACCCTGAGTGGGTGAAGGTCATCGGCTACAAGGGCGACGTGGGCCATGAGAACTGGGTGGCAAACTACAACGCACTGAGGGCCGCGGCGGGGATCCGACCCCCAG GTTACCTGATCCACGAGTCGGCCTCCTGGAGCGACACCCTGCAGCGCTGGTTCTTCCTGCCGCGCCGCGCCAGCCACGAGCGATACAACGAGAAGGCAGATGAGCGGCGAGGCACCAACCTGCTGCTGAGCTCCACCCAGGACTTTGGCGACGTGACGGTGGGACGTGTGGGTGAGGTGGTCCCAACCCATGGCTTCTCCTCCTTCAAGTTCATCCCGGACACGGACGACCAGATCATCGTGGCGCTGAAATCAGAGGAAGACAACGGCAAGATCGCCAGCTACATCATGGCCTTCACGCTGGACGGGCGCTTCCTCCTGCCTGAAACCAGGATCGGGAGCGTGAAATACGAGGGCATTGAGTTTATTTAA